One window of the Capnocytophaga haemolytica genome contains the following:
- a CDS encoding FtsW/RodA/SpoVE family cell cycle protein: MREWFVRNIKGDRTVWAIIGMFTLCSFLAIYSASTNLVYVIGKGTSFGYLLRHSVYITLGFFTLYIVHKIPYRFFRPISKLGLILSVLMLIFATIRGTTIEGANASRWISLLGVSFQPSAFALVMLMAYVASYLAENYGKKLTFSETILPLWLPVGAVAGLVLLSNLSTALLMVASVLTLAFIARFPIKYILSVIGIGVLFLGIFFLLVKAFPDAFPNRVDTWMSRIESFMDKDDGKEGYQIERAKMAIAKGGLLGEGAGKSRMKNFLPQSSSDFIYAIITEEYGSVGALLVMFLYILLLFRIVVISQKAPTIYGQLLVLGLGFPIIMQALINMGVAVELFPITGQNLPLISSGGTSVWMTCLALGCILSVSATKRKDGKMEVDKNVAEVEEELAEGIMEEIAKQKKPKKA, from the coding sequence ATGCGGGAGTGGTTTGTGCGAAATATAAAAGGCGACAGAACGGTTTGGGCAATCATCGGGATGTTCACCTTGTGTTCTTTCTTGGCTATTTATAGTGCAAGCACTAACTTAGTGTACGTGATCGGTAAGGGCACCTCTTTTGGGTACCTTCTTAGGCATAGTGTGTATATTACCTTAGGCTTTTTCACGCTCTACATCGTTCATAAAATACCTTACCGTTTCTTCCGCCCTATCTCAAAATTAGGCTTAATTCTCTCGGTGCTGATGCTCATTTTTGCGACCATACGCGGTACTACCATCGAGGGGGCTAATGCGAGTCGGTGGATATCGCTTTTGGGGGTATCGTTTCAGCCTTCAGCCTTTGCCTTGGTAATGCTGATGGCGTATGTGGCTTCTTATCTTGCTGAGAATTACGGCAAGAAGCTCACTTTTAGCGAGACAATTTTGCCACTATGGCTGCCCGTAGGTGCGGTAGCGGGCTTAGTGTTGCTTTCAAACCTCTCAACTGCGCTATTGATGGTTGCCTCAGTGCTCACCTTGGCTTTCATTGCGCGTTTTCCTATTAAATACATACTTTCAGTCATTGGTATTGGGGTGCTTTTTCTGGGGATTTTTTTCCTTTTAGTGAAGGCTTTTCCTGATGCTTTTCCCAACCGTGTGGATACGTGGATGAGTCGTATTGAATCCTTTATGGATAAGGATGACGGCAAGGAGGGTTACCAGATTGAGCGTGCTAAGATGGCCATTGCTAAAGGAGGGCTGCTGGGTGAAGGTGCGGGCAAAAGCCGTATGAAAAACTTTCTTCCACAGAGTTCTTCCGACTTTATTTACGCTATCATCACCGAGGAGTACGGTTCTGTTGGGGCGCTTTTGGTGATGTTCCTCTATATACTATTGCTTTTTCGCATTGTGGTCATCTCACAGAAAGCGCCTACTATCTATGGGCAGCTATTGGTGCTGGGGCTTGGTTTCCCGATTATTATGCAAGCGCTCATCAATATGGGGGTAGCGGTGGAGCTCTTCCCTATTACGGGGCAAAACCTACCGCTAATTAGTAGTGGGGGTACGTCGGTATGGATGACGTGCTTGGCACTAGGGTGCATTCTCTCGGTAAGCGCTACCAAACGCAAGGACGGTAAAATGGAAGTGGATAAGAATGTAGCTGAGGTGGAAGAGGAATTGGCAGAAGGTATTATGGAAGAAATCGCAAAACAGAAAAAGCCTAAGAAAGCCTGA
- a CDS encoding beta-ketoacyl synthase N-terminal-like domain-containing protein yields MAYIHTYNIVTPLGHNLQHTLAELLRGKSAIAPHQGYGQLEPIPLSVVPTQPLQQHYHAHYQQPATKLEQMLLLCASPLIEAITVTKRTALVLSTTKGNITDLSNPHTQPLPFLSDLAHTLAHRLGITTQPIVLSNACVSGAMALSVADRLLEGGIYDSALVLAGDVVSEFVLSGFASFQALSAQPCKPYDAHRDGITLGEAAAAVYLTRNPQGASAKILGSSSINDANHISGPSRTGEGLYQSVQNAMRQANITHEALALINAHGTGTLYNDEMESIAFARAGLTHVPLNSYKGYFGHTLGASGLLETVLTAALLRQGLLLKSIGFETLGVSEPINVLTTTQKTNRRHFLKTASGFGGSNTALVLEVSSQRSESKE; encoded by the coding sequence ATGGCATACATACACACCTATAATATAGTAACCCCATTAGGGCACAACCTGCAGCACACCCTCGCCGAACTCCTACGAGGAAAATCAGCTATTGCACCCCACCAAGGCTATGGGCAGCTCGAGCCCATCCCCCTTTCAGTAGTGCCCACACAGCCCCTACAACAGCATTACCACGCGCACTATCAGCAGCCAGCCACTAAGCTCGAGCAAATGCTCCTACTCTGTGCCTCCCCCCTGATCGAAGCCATAACGGTTACCAAACGGACAGCCCTTGTACTCTCCACCACCAAAGGCAATATCACCGACCTTTCCAACCCTCACACGCAGCCCTTACCCTTCCTCAGCGATCTGGCACACACCCTCGCCCATAGGCTCGGCATCACCACCCAGCCCATAGTCCTCTCCAACGCCTGCGTCTCAGGGGCAATGGCACTCTCAGTAGCCGATAGGCTGCTCGAAGGAGGCATCTACGACAGCGCTTTAGTACTCGCAGGCGACGTGGTTTCTGAGTTCGTCCTCTCAGGCTTTGCCTCCTTCCAAGCACTCAGTGCCCAGCCCTGCAAACCTTACGACGCCCATCGCGACGGCATCACCTTGGGCGAGGCCGCAGCAGCAGTCTACCTCACCCGTAATCCCCAAGGCGCCTCAGCAAAAATACTCGGTAGCAGTTCTATTAACGATGCCAACCACATCTCAGGCCCCTCACGCACAGGCGAGGGACTCTACCAAAGCGTGCAGAACGCTATGCGTCAGGCAAACATCACCCACGAGGCACTGGCGCTGATCAACGCCCACGGCACGGGCACCCTCTACAACGACGAGATGGAAAGCATCGCCTTTGCACGCGCAGGGCTCACCCACGTGCCCCTCAACAGCTATAAAGGCTATTTCGGGCATACTCTCGGCGCCTCGGGTTTGCTGGAGACAGTGCTTACCGCAGCCCTCCTACGTCAAGGTCTCCTCCTGAAAAGTATCGGCTTCGAAACCCTCGGCGTCAGCGAGCCTATCAACGTGCTCACCACCACCCAAAAAACCAACCGACGCCATTTCCTAAAAACAGCCTCAGGCTTCGGTGGCAGTAATACCGCTTTGGTTTTAGAAGTCAGTAGTCAGAGATCAGAGAGTAAAGAGTAG
- a CDS encoding PD-(D/E)XK nuclease family protein: protein MNYLEEVITDVLEQFSSEEEHLVFVTTNKRSIVFLRNYFAQQVRGTVFAPTFVSISELFERISGFEEMEPLPLLFEFYDSYRTVKEQSGEEPNTFEEFLSWGSTTLQDFNEIDENLVLPERIFPYMQLLKEAEHWSGADELTAMQQEYLQFWKELGSYYHAFEEKLTTRRQAYKGFIARKANEAIDPFLRENKDKIFIFVGFNALTKAERKLIINILDTLRGEIYWDIDTYFLKDKEHDAGYFIRKYKGWDAYLMGRRSFKWESDNYKNNKEIHITGVPKSINQAHCIAEILPELLPKETTTIASLERTAIVLGDEQLLLPVLEAVMPLLSLSVSVVEKEPEMKDASKEYIDTKDKKLAEVLALLKGKTFTALEKTVLVVPNARLRSELMRTVQPLSLVNITMGYPLEQLPIRDVFASYFRLHLTGRFYYKDVLGLITQPFVYNLLGGEVVRAITGYINAHNYSYVTRHQLLEATEGLVQESVVLLFPEKDGDFISTLINNAMALAEAIREQVAAEALPHKITLESLYRFYELFEQLKALQHTYRMIDTVKTLYHFFLEVLQKDQLQFVGEPLEGLQIMGLFESRSLDFDNVIITSLNEGILPKGKSGNSFIPYDVRMELDLFTAKGRDAVYSYTFYRLLQRARKVHLLYDTETDSLKSKERSRFILQLLTERGRISEAHKEDWVQVKVPEVYPVGAQKLEVVKTAAVMERLKEMAEKGLSPSAITNYVRNPMIFYQQNLLEVYEEDSVEETVEARTFGKIMHSTLESLYKPYLSQQGSGQPRYLTEGDIHEMRKRLKTERLIEHFFEEEYHNADFKTGKNLLILNVIDKYLHRFLDMECEQVKRERIEVLYLEKGLKVPLGTQADGFPFEVNLRGIVDRVDRRDGVLHIIDYKTGVVESSDVGITDADKWELLLKDVKYSKAFQLLTYAYMYRKTFAVQEDLTVGNISFKRLNQGLLRFYTKKDKSAEDYKQAPNNYIVDSAILAQYWEQTRALLLEIFSDQVPFVEM from the coding sequence ATGAATTACTTAGAAGAGGTTATTACCGATGTTTTAGAGCAGTTTAGCAGTGAGGAAGAGCACCTTGTGTTTGTCACCACTAATAAGCGCTCGATTGTGTTTTTACGCAATTACTTCGCACAACAGGTACGAGGGACCGTCTTTGCGCCTACTTTTGTAAGTATCAGTGAGCTTTTTGAGCGTATTTCAGGATTTGAGGAGATGGAGCCTTTACCGCTGCTCTTTGAGTTTTACGACAGCTATCGCACTGTAAAAGAGCAGTCAGGCGAAGAACCCAACACCTTTGAGGAATTTCTTTCGTGGGGCAGTACCACGCTGCAAGATTTCAACGAGATTGATGAGAACTTAGTGCTTCCTGAGCGTATATTCCCTTATATGCAGTTGCTCAAAGAAGCAGAGCACTGGTCGGGTGCGGATGAGCTCACTGCGATGCAGCAGGAATATTTGCAGTTTTGGAAGGAACTGGGGAGCTATTACCACGCTTTTGAGGAGAAGCTCACCACGAGGAGACAGGCTTACAAGGGATTTATCGCACGCAAGGCTAATGAGGCTATCGATCCTTTCTTGCGTGAGAACAAGGACAAAATATTTATCTTCGTGGGCTTCAATGCGCTTACTAAAGCAGAGAGAAAGCTCATCATCAATATATTAGACACACTTCGCGGTGAGATTTACTGGGATATAGACACTTATTTTCTCAAAGATAAAGAGCACGATGCGGGTTATTTTATTCGCAAGTACAAAGGCTGGGACGCTTACCTGATGGGTAGGCGCAGCTTTAAGTGGGAAAGCGATAACTACAAGAACAATAAAGAAATACATATCACAGGGGTGCCGAAAAGCATCAATCAGGCGCACTGTATAGCCGAGATTTTACCTGAACTTCTTCCTAAGGAAACCACCACTATTGCCTCGCTGGAGCGCACTGCTATTGTGCTGGGTGATGAACAACTGCTTTTGCCTGTATTAGAAGCGGTGATGCCGTTGCTATCACTCAGTGTATCAGTAGTTGAGAAGGAGCCTGAGATGAAAGACGCTTCTAAGGAATACATTGATACAAAAGACAAAAAACTTGCAGAGGTGCTCGCCCTTTTAAAAGGGAAAACCTTTACAGCGCTCGAGAAGACGGTTTTGGTGGTACCCAATGCGCGCTTGCGTTCTGAGCTGATGCGGACAGTGCAGCCACTTTCCTTGGTGAACATCACGATGGGCTACCCATTGGAACAGTTACCGATCCGTGACGTGTTCGCTTCCTATTTTAGGTTGCATCTCACAGGGCGGTTTTACTATAAGGATGTGCTGGGGCTGATCACCCAGCCGTTTGTGTACAACCTTCTTGGGGGCGAGGTGGTCAGGGCGATCACGGGGTATATCAATGCGCATAATTACAGCTATGTGACCCGCCATCAGTTGTTGGAGGCTACAGAAGGGCTTGTGCAAGAGAGTGTTGTGCTACTCTTTCCTGAAAAGGATGGTGACTTTATCTCTACCTTGATCAATAATGCAATGGCGCTTGCCGAGGCGATTAGGGAGCAGGTGGCTGCTGAGGCGCTTCCACATAAGATTACCCTTGAGAGTTTATATCGTTTTTATGAGCTTTTTGAGCAACTCAAGGCTTTGCAACACACGTATCGGATGATTGATACGGTAAAGACGCTATATCACTTCTTTTTGGAGGTTCTGCAAAAAGATCAGCTGCAATTTGTAGGCGAGCCGCTTGAAGGATTGCAGATAATGGGCTTGTTTGAAAGTAGGAGTTTAGACTTTGATAATGTGATTATTACCTCACTTAATGAGGGAATTCTTCCCAAAGGAAAAAGTGGAAACTCGTTCATCCCTTACGATGTGCGTATGGAGCTCGATCTTTTTACAGCTAAAGGACGTGATGCGGTGTATAGCTATACGTTCTACCGCCTTTTGCAGCGGGCGCGTAAGGTACACTTACTCTATGATACTGAGACGGATAGCTTGAAGAGTAAGGAACGAAGTCGGTTTATATTGCAGTTGCTCACTGAGCGGGGGCGCATTTCCGAGGCGCATAAGGAAGATTGGGTGCAGGTGAAGGTGCCTGAGGTGTATCCTGTGGGGGCTCAAAAGCTCGAAGTAGTCAAAACGGCTGCGGTGATGGAGCGGCTTAAAGAGATGGCTGAGAAGGGGTTATCACCTTCGGCAATAACGAACTACGTACGCAACCCGATGATTTTTTACCAGCAAAACCTCTTAGAGGTATACGAAGAGGACAGCGTTGAGGAGACAGTTGAGGCGCGCACGTTTGGCAAAATAATGCACAGCACACTGGAGAGCTTGTACAAGCCTTATCTTTCGCAGCAGGGCAGTGGGCAGCCGCGATACCTTACTGAGGGGGATATCCACGAGATGCGAAAGCGATTGAAGACTGAGCGGCTCATTGAGCATTTCTTTGAGGAGGAGTACCACAATGCGGACTTTAAGACTGGAAAAAACTTGCTTATTCTCAATGTAATAGATAAGTATTTACACCGTTTTTTAGATATGGAATGCGAGCAGGTGAAGCGTGAGCGTATTGAGGTGCTTTATCTGGAAAAAGGGCTCAAAGTGCCGTTGGGTACGCAGGCAGATGGCTTTCCTTTTGAGGTGAACCTCAGGGGGATCGTCGACCGTGTGGATAGGCGCGATGGTGTACTGCATATCATTGATTATAAGACGGGTGTGGTAGAGAGTAGCGACGTGGGGATCACCGATGCAGATAAGTGGGAGCTGCTGCTCAAAGACGTGAAGTACAGCAAGGCGTTCCAGCTGCTTACCTATGCCTATATGTACAGAAAGACTTTTGCAGTGCAGGAGGATCTCACGGTGGGGAATATCTCGTTCAAGCGACTGAATCAGGGGTTGCTCAGGTTTTATACCAAGAAAGATAAGAGTGCGGAGGATTATAAGCAAGCGCCTAATAATTACATAGTTGACAGTGCTATCCTCGCTCAGTACTGGGAGCAAACGCGTGCGTTACTCTTAGAGATTTTTAGCGATCAGGTGCCTTTTGTAGAGATGTAG
- a CDS encoding phosphopantetheine-binding protein, with protein sequence MDSLILELKNKIIEVLNLEDVKPEDINEDEPLFGTGLALDSIDALELIVLLDKNYGIRLDDPKKGKEIFQSVRTMADYIKAHRTK encoded by the coding sequence ATGGATTCACTTATTTTAGAACTGAAAAACAAAATTATCGAAGTGCTTAACTTAGAGGATGTAAAGCCCGAGGATATCAATGAAGATGAGCCCCTATTCGGCACTGGCTTAGCACTCGATTCTATCGACGCCTTAGAGCTTATTGTGCTCTTGGACAAAAACTACGGTATCCGCTTGGACGACCCTAAGAAAGGCAAGGAAATCTTCCAGTCTGTCCGCACAATGGCCGACTATATCAAGGCTCACAGAACCAAATAA
- the tig gene encoding trigger factor, giving the protein MNITRKQTDALNAVVTVAIEKSDYADKVEKVLNNYRKTANIPGFRKGHVPAGMIKKQYGSAVKFDEINKLLQDSLGKYLADEKVEYLGNPLPVEKNAFDENADDYTFDFELGLVPEINIDLKPKKGLVRYEITVDDAQVDAQIERIGKQFGKLIAKGEVLDQDDLEITGSFFNEEKNIDAQATFTLNELSKKSRKSFIGKKIGDQWQLKTKDLFSDAHSLMHYLKVSHDEAHHLDVEVTFTLEEINVREAAEFNQELFDKLFPAGEVTSEEQLREKIRENITVQYGSQADQHFLNEVTDYLVDNTKFDLPVAFLKKWLRTAGEKELSEEEADKEFESSEKGLRYQLIEGKILSDNNLNPTYDELMAYAHTNIKNQLLQYGMPTDDEQYVEGIVKRVLQNREEVQRLNQQLVFQKLLDFYKENAHINLKKVTFDEFVKAAFPHEEA; this is encoded by the coding sequence ATGAATATCACAAGGAAGCAAACCGATGCCTTGAACGCTGTTGTAACAGTGGCGATTGAGAAGAGCGATTACGCTGATAAAGTAGAGAAAGTGCTCAATAATTACAGAAAAACTGCAAATATACCTGGGTTTAGAAAGGGACACGTACCTGCGGGTATGATTAAGAAGCAGTATGGTTCGGCAGTGAAGTTTGACGAGATCAACAAATTGTTACAAGATAGCTTAGGCAAGTACTTAGCTGATGAGAAGGTCGAGTACTTGGGCAACCCACTGCCTGTCGAAAAGAACGCTTTTGATGAGAATGCCGACGACTATACCTTTGACTTTGAGCTTGGGCTGGTACCCGAAATCAACATAGATTTGAAGCCTAAGAAAGGCTTGGTGCGTTATGAAATCACAGTAGATGACGCACAGGTCGACGCACAGATAGAGCGCATCGGTAAGCAGTTTGGCAAGCTCATCGCTAAGGGTGAGGTGCTTGACCAAGACGACTTGGAGATCACAGGTTCGTTCTTCAACGAGGAAAAAAATATTGATGCTCAGGCCACTTTTACCCTCAATGAGCTCTCTAAGAAGAGCCGCAAGAGCTTTATAGGCAAGAAGATAGGCGATCAGTGGCAGCTAAAAACTAAAGACTTATTTTCAGACGCTCACAGCTTGATGCATTACTTAAAAGTATCGCACGATGAGGCACACCACCTTGATGTGGAGGTAACTTTTACCTTAGAGGAAATCAATGTGCGTGAGGCAGCAGAGTTCAACCAAGAGCTTTTTGATAAGCTTTTCCCTGCAGGTGAAGTGACCTCAGAGGAGCAGTTGCGCGAGAAAATAAGAGAGAATATAACGGTTCAATACGGAAGCCAAGCAGATCAACACTTCCTCAATGAGGTAACCGATTATCTGGTCGATAACACTAAGTTTGATCTGCCTGTGGCATTCTTGAAGAAATGGTTGCGCACAGCAGGAGAAAAAGAGCTGAGCGAGGAGGAAGCAGATAAGGAATTTGAGAGTTCAGAGAAGGGCTTGCGCTATCAGCTTATAGAAGGTAAAATATTATCGGATAACAACTTGAACCCTACTTACGACGAGCTAATGGCTTATGCACATACCAATATTAAGAATCAGTTGCTGCAATACGGTATGCCTACTGATGATGAGCAGTATGTCGAAGGCATTGTAAAGCGTGTATTACAAAATCGTGAGGAGGTACAGCGTCTCAACCAGCAGTTGGTATTCCAAAAGCTGTTAGACTTCTACAAGGAGAACGCTCATATCAATCTTAAAAAGGTAACCTTTGATGAGTTCGTAAAGGCTGCTTTCCCTCACGAAGAGGCATAA
- the clpP gene encoding ATP-dependent Clp endopeptidase proteolytic subunit ClpP translates to MNLHDEFRKYATKHHGVSNTYYQQIVGSMTPYIMEERQMNVTQMDVFSRLMMDRIIFLGTAVDDAVANIITAQLLFLESLDSSKDIQIYINSPGGSVYAGLGIYDTMQFIKPDVATICTGMAASMAAVLLCAGVKGKRSALPHSRVMIHQPSGGAQGVATDMEINLKELLNLKDELYQIIAKHSEQPFDKVYKDAERDYWMIASEAKTYGMIDEVLERK, encoded by the coding sequence ATGAATTTACACGACGAATTTAGAAAATACGCTACAAAGCATCACGGGGTAAGCAATACCTATTATCAGCAAATAGTAGGTAGTATGACCCCTTATATTATGGAAGAACGCCAGATGAATGTCACTCAGATGGACGTCTTCTCACGCCTGATGATGGACCGCATTATCTTCCTCGGTACCGCAGTCGATGATGCTGTGGCGAATATCATCACAGCACAACTCCTTTTCCTTGAAAGCCTTGACAGTAGTAAGGATATTCAGATATACATCAATTCACCTGGGGGAAGTGTCTATGCAGGCTTGGGTATCTATGATACGATGCAGTTTATAAAGCCCGACGTGGCGACGATCTGTACAGGAATGGCAGCCTCAATGGCAGCAGTACTCCTCTGTGCAGGGGTTAAAGGAAAACGCTCAGCACTGCCACACTCCCGCGTGATGATACACCAACCCTCAGGAGGAGCACAAGGAGTGGCTACCGATATGGAAATCAACCTCAAAGAGTTGCTTAACCTCAAAGATGAACTCTATCAGATCATCGCAAAGCACAGTGAGCAACCCTTTGATAAGGTATATAAAGATGCCGAGCGCGACTATTGGATGATAGCCAGTGAGGCAAAGACTTATGGTATGATCGACGAGGTATTAGAACGTAAATAA
- the murD gene encoding UDP-N-acetylmuramoyl-L-alanine--D-glutamate ligase gives MKQNQRIAILGGGESGVGTAILAKKEGWEVFLSDKGKLQEHYREVLIREDIPFEAGQHTEELILSADCIMKSPGIPEKAPIVKKALEKEIPVISEIEFASAYTHHTLIGITGSNGKTTTTLLTYHLLKEAGLNVGLGGNIGYSFAELVATHDPDYYVLEISSFQLDGVERQFAPHIAVIVNITPDHLDRYDYKFENYIASKFRIAQNQTERDYLIYDADDPVIAEYLTKHSLRPKLIPFSIEKTLKEGAYLKDNKIHIMIENQETEIAVETIPLKGKHNLKNTMASLMVARLVNIRNEAMRESLKGFKGAPHRLEEVRSLRGVTYVNDSKATNINSVYFALDTIKTPIVWIVGGQDKGNDYSVLLPYIHEKVRAIVCLGVDNRPILASFENVVDDIVETRSMADAVRAAERFAHKGDTVLLSPACASFDLFKNYEDRGDQFRDEVNKL, from the coding sequence ATGAAACAGAACCAAAGAATCGCTATATTAGGCGGCGGCGAAAGCGGTGTAGGTACGGCTATCTTAGCTAAGAAGGAGGGCTGGGAGGTGTTCCTTTCCGACAAAGGCAAGCTGCAAGAGCATTACCGCGAGGTGCTTATACGTGAAGATATTCCCTTTGAGGCAGGGCAACACACTGAGGAGCTGATACTCAGTGCGGACTGCATAATGAAAAGCCCCGGTATCCCTGAGAAGGCGCCTATCGTGAAGAAGGCTCTCGAGAAGGAAATCCCTGTGATCTCGGAGATTGAGTTTGCCAGTGCTTATACCCATCATACGCTTATCGGCATCACTGGTAGTAATGGCAAGACTACCACTACGCTACTGACCTATCACCTGCTAAAGGAAGCGGGGCTCAATGTGGGGCTTGGTGGTAATATTGGCTATAGCTTTGCTGAGCTGGTAGCAACACACGACCCTGACTATTACGTATTGGAAATCAGCAGTTTTCAACTTGATGGTGTAGAGAGACAATTTGCCCCTCACATTGCGGTGATCGTCAATATTACTCCCGACCATTTAGACAGATACGACTATAAATTTGAGAATTATATAGCTTCGAAGTTCCGCATTGCACAGAACCAAACGGAGCGTGATTACCTGATCTACGATGCGGACGACCCTGTGATTGCTGAGTACCTCACTAAGCATTCTCTTCGACCGAAACTCATTCCTTTTTCTATTGAAAAGACGCTTAAAGAAGGTGCTTACTTAAAAGATAATAAAATACACATTATGATAGAGAATCAAGAGACAGAAATAGCCGTAGAGACCATTCCCCTCAAAGGGAAGCACAACCTGAAGAACACGATGGCTTCGTTAATGGTGGCGCGCTTGGTCAATATCCGTAATGAGGCGATGCGCGAGAGCCTGAAGGGCTTCAAAGGGGCACCACATCGCCTTGAAGAAGTGCGCAGCCTCAGGGGCGTTACTTACGTGAACGACTCGAAGGCTACAAATATCAACTCGGTGTACTTTGCCTTGGATACGATCAAGACGCCTATCGTGTGGATCGTCGGTGGGCAGGATAAGGGCAACGATTACAGCGTGCTTTTGCCTTATATTCACGAAAAGGTAAGGGCTATTGTATGCTTAGGGGTGGATAATCGCCCGATATTGGCATCGTTTGAGAATGTGGTTGATGATATCGTCGAGACGCGTTCGATGGCTGATGCGGTGCGAGCTGCGGAGCGATTTGCTCATAAGGGGGATACGGTGCTTTTATCGCCTGCTTGTGCGAGCTTTGACCTTTTTAAGAACTACGAGGATAGGGGCGACCAGTTCAGAGATGAAGTAAACAAATTATAG
- the clpX gene encoding ATP-dependent Clp protease ATP-binding subunit ClpX has protein sequence MAKKTPIEYCSFCGRTADDTLLMITSEEARICNYCIEQAYGILHQQIAAHSPKEEATANGDITLKKPQEIKAFLDQYVIGQDFTKKILSVAVYNHYKRLAQPESDDNVEIQKSNVIIVGETGTGKTLVAKTIAKLLNVPLAIVDATVLTEAGYVGEDVESILSRLLQAANYDVTKAERGIVFIDEIDKIARKSDNPSITRDVSGEGVQQGLLKLLEGSVVNVPPKGGRKHPDQEYVKVNTEHILFIAGGAFDGIERIISRRMNMQAVGYNSSKVDHVDRHNLVQYIIPKDLKDFGLIPEIIGRLPVLTYMNPLDRHTLRMILTEPKNAIIKQYKKLFEMDGIDFEIDEEALDFIVEKALEYKLGARGLRSLCENILTDAMFELPSTDEKKLVVTRAYAQEKLNKSALQLAS, from the coding sequence ATGGCAAAGAAAACTCCCATAGAATATTGTTCCTTCTGCGGTCGCACTGCCGATGACACTTTGCTGATGATTACCAGTGAGGAAGCTCGGATATGTAATTACTGCATTGAGCAGGCTTACGGCATTCTCCATCAGCAGATTGCAGCCCATTCCCCTAAGGAAGAAGCAACAGCTAACGGCGATATCACTCTTAAAAAGCCACAGGAGATCAAAGCTTTTCTCGATCAATACGTCATCGGACAAGATTTTACCAAAAAGATACTCTCAGTGGCGGTCTACAACCACTACAAGCGCTTGGCACAGCCTGAAAGCGACGACAATGTCGAGATCCAAAAGAGCAATGTGATCATTGTGGGCGAAACAGGTACAGGCAAGACCCTCGTGGCTAAAACCATCGCTAAGTTGCTCAACGTGCCGCTGGCTATCGTTGATGCTACGGTGCTCACCGAGGCAGGCTACGTGGGTGAGGATGTCGAAAGTATCCTCTCACGCCTATTGCAAGCCGCTAACTACGATGTGACAAAAGCTGAGCGCGGTATCGTTTTCATCGATGAGATTGATAAGATAGCCCGCAAAAGCGATAACCCTTCTATCACCCGCGATGTTTCGGGAGAAGGGGTGCAGCAAGGTTTACTCAAACTCTTGGAAGGCTCTGTGGTCAATGTACCTCCGAAGGGCGGGCGCAAGCACCCCGACCAAGAGTATGTCAAGGTGAACACTGAGCACATTCTTTTCATCGCTGGGGGAGCCTTCGACGGCATTGAGCGCATTATTTCAAGGCGTATGAATATGCAGGCAGTGGGCTATAATTCTTCAAAAGTTGACCACGTGGATAGACACAATCTCGTACAGTACATTATTCCGAAGGACTTGAAGGATTTTGGGCTTATCCCTGAGATTATCGGGCGATTGCCTGTGCTTACCTATATGAATCCGCTCGACCGCCATACGCTGCGAATGATCCTCACCGAGCCTAAGAATGCGATTATCAAGCAGTACAAGAAGCTCTTCGAGATGGATGGTATAGACTTTGAAATTGACGAAGAGGCACTTGATTTTATTGTCGAAAAGGCGTTAGAATACAAGCTCGGTGCGCGTGGGCTCAGGTCGCTTTGTGAAAATATCCTCACCGATGCGATGTTTGAACTTCCTAGCACTGACGAAAAGAAGCTCGTGGTAACCCGTGCTTATGCCCAAGAGAAGCTCAATAAATCGGCTCTACAATTGGCTTCATAA